The Lysinibacillus pakistanensis genome includes a window with the following:
- the hemA gene encoding glutamyl-tRNA reductase — protein sequence MHTIVVGLNYRTAPVEIREKLSFIESELPQAMEALQKQKSILENVIVSTCNRTEIYAVVDQLHTGRHFVKQFLANWFNLPAETFSSYLTIREEDEAIEHLFKVTAGIDSMVLGETQILGQVKKSFLSGQEIGTTGTVYNQLFKQAVTFAKRAHNETAIGENAVSVSYAAVELAKKIFGSLQRKHVAILGAGKMGELAIENLYGSGVGKVTVINRTFEKAESLAAKFHGEAKSMKELQCSLLEADILITSTGATDYVIDYELMQFVERLRKGKPLFMVDIAVPRDIDPRVGDLPNVFLYDIDDLQGIVEANLAERERAAADITSMIGKEVLQFKDWVATLGVVPVISALRKKANHIQEETMISIENKMPDLTDRERKILSKHTKSIINQLLKEPILQAKEMANSPKANEQLRLFQQIFGIEDAVEAEVEAMTKQELDRKERVQSSQTSTEPKYSF from the coding sequence ATGCATACCATCGTAGTAGGCTTGAATTATAGAACAGCGCCTGTTGAAATTCGTGAAAAGTTATCATTCATAGAGAGTGAACTACCACAAGCAATGGAAGCGCTGCAAAAACAAAAAAGCATATTAGAAAATGTAATTGTTTCAACATGCAACCGAACAGAAATTTATGCTGTAGTGGATCAATTGCATACGGGACGTCATTTTGTAAAACAATTTTTAGCAAATTGGTTCAATTTACCTGCGGAGACATTTTCTTCTTACCTAACAATTCGAGAAGAGGACGAGGCAATTGAGCATTTATTCAAGGTGACAGCAGGAATTGATTCTATGGTTCTTGGTGAAACGCAAATTTTAGGTCAAGTAAAGAAAAGCTTCTTAAGTGGACAAGAGATTGGAACAACAGGAACGGTGTACAATCAGCTATTTAAACAAGCAGTGACATTTGCGAAGCGTGCACATAATGAAACGGCTATCGGTGAGAACGCGGTATCGGTTTCTTATGCAGCAGTTGAATTAGCGAAGAAAATATTTGGTTCATTACAGCGCAAACATGTGGCTATTTTAGGTGCTGGAAAAATGGGGGAACTTGCTATTGAAAATCTTTACGGTAGCGGTGTTGGAAAAGTAACCGTTATTAACCGTACATTTGAAAAAGCAGAAAGCCTAGCAGCTAAATTCCATGGTGAAGCAAAATCGATGAAAGAGCTACAATGTTCTTTACTGGAAGCGGATATTTTAATTACGTCTACAGGTGCAACCGATTATGTGATTGACTATGAACTAATGCAATTTGTAGAACGTTTACGCAAAGGTAAACCATTATTTATGGTTGATATAGCAGTTCCACGCGATATTGATCCGCGTGTTGGAGATTTACCAAATGTTTTCTTATATGATATTGATGATTTACAGGGGATTGTTGAAGCAAACTTAGCTGAGCGTGAACGTGCAGCAGCTGACATTACGTCAATGATTGGCAAAGAAGTTCTTCAATTTAAAGACTGGGTTGCAACTCTCGGTGTTGTGCCAGTAATTTCAGCGTTACGTAAAAAAGCTAATCATATTCAAGAGGAGACAATGATTAGCATTGAAAATAAAATGCCAGATTTAACGGATCGTGAACGTAAAATTTTAAGCAAACATACTAAATCTATTATTAATCAGTTGTTAAAAGAGCCCATTTTACAAGCAAAAGAAATGGCGAATTCACCAAAAGCAAATGAACAGTTACGTTTATTCCAACAAATTTTTGGTATTGAGGATGCTGTAGAAGCTGAGGTAGAAGCAATGACAAAGCAAGAGCTTGATCGTAAAGAGCGTGTGCAATCATCACAAACTTCTACTGAACCAAAGTACTCTTTCTAA
- the ccsA gene encoding cytochrome c biogenesis protein CcsA, translated as MADLTMTRLYEVMIVLYAISLVFYFTDYFYKQVRARRIAFWLVSFVWVIQSAIILLTFVETKRFPILSLSEGILFYSWLLVTLSIFLHCIARVDLPVFIINILGFLFASIFTFMPKRPTGAVSETLISEMLFIHISFAILSYAAFTLTFVFAILYLILYRLLKKKKWSYLWTRLPSLQQTSSWMNISFFIGIPMLFISLVLGFEWALLTLESLSIFDAKIIGSFIILILYCLILYVNRKSKLTGTTYAWVHIYAYLLVVVNFFLGSSLSRFHLWY; from the coding sequence TTGGCTGATTTGACAATGACAAGGCTTTATGAAGTAATGATCGTCTTGTATGCGATCAGTCTAGTATTTTACTTTACTGATTACTTTTATAAACAAGTACGAGCAAGGCGAATTGCTTTCTGGCTTGTTTCATTTGTATGGGTAATACAAAGTGCCATAATTTTATTAACCTTTGTGGAAACCAAGCGTTTTCCGATTTTATCCTTATCTGAAGGAATTCTTTTTTATTCCTGGCTGCTCGTTACATTATCTATTTTTCTGCACTGTATTGCGCGGGTAGATCTACCGGTATTTATTATTAATATATTAGGATTTTTGTTCGCTAGTATTTTTACGTTTATGCCGAAAAGACCAACTGGAGCAGTTAGTGAAACTTTAATTTCGGAAATGCTTTTTATTCATATATCATTTGCGATTTTATCGTATGCAGCATTTACGCTAACATTTGTTTTTGCGATATTGTATTTGATTTTATATCGGTTACTTAAAAAGAAAAAATGGTCCTATTTATGGACTAGGCTACCATCTTTGCAACAAACAAGTAGCTGGATGAATATATCATTTTTTATTGGAATTCCTATGTTGTTTATAAGTTTAGTTTTAGGGTTTGAATGGGCACTATTAACGTTAGAGAGTCTTTCGATTTTTGATGCAAAAATCATTGGTTCCTTCATTATCTTAATTTTGTATTGCTTGATATTATATGTGAATCGCAAAAGCAAGCTAACAGGAACAACTTATGCATGGGTACATATTTACGCATATCTATTAGTTGTTGTGAACTTCTTCTTAGGAAGTAGTTTATCGCGATTCCATTTATGGTATTAG
- the hemB gene encoding porphobilinogen synthase: MTKLQFQRHRRLRANATIRSMVKETYLHKEDLIYPIFVIEGENIKNEVPSMPGVFQFSLDKLEVEIDEVVALGIPAVILFGLPAEKDAIGTGAFHDHGIVQEATRLIKERHPELLIIADTCLCEFTDHGHCGLIEGDQILNDPSLDVLARTAVSQAKAGADIIAPSNMMDGFVAAIRAGLDKAGFEHIPIMSYAVKYASSYYGPFRDAADGAPQFGDRKSYQMDPSNRLEAFREAESDVAEGADFLIVKPALSYLDIIRDMKNNYTLPIVAYNVSGEYAMIKAAAINGWIEEKNVVLETLLGMKRAGSDLIITYHAKDVARWLEEK; encoded by the coding sequence ATGACAAAATTACAATTTCAAAGACATCGTCGTTTGCGTGCAAATGCAACGATACGATCAATGGTAAAAGAAACTTACTTACACAAAGAGGACTTAATCTATCCTATTTTCGTTATTGAAGGCGAAAATATTAAAAATGAAGTACCTTCTATGCCAGGTGTTTTTCAATTTTCATTAGATAAACTTGAAGTGGAAATTGATGAAGTCGTAGCATTAGGAATACCAGCAGTTATTTTATTTGGCTTACCGGCTGAAAAAGATGCGATTGGTACTGGAGCTTTCCATGACCATGGCATCGTGCAAGAGGCAACACGTCTTATTAAAGAACGCCACCCAGAGCTATTAATCATAGCAGATACTTGTTTATGTGAATTTACAGATCACGGGCATTGTGGCTTAATTGAAGGTGATCAAATTTTAAATGATCCGTCTTTAGATGTTTTAGCGCGTACAGCTGTGTCTCAAGCAAAAGCGGGAGCAGATATCATTGCTCCATCAAATATGATGGATGGCTTTGTTGCTGCAATACGTGCAGGCTTAGACAAAGCAGGCTTTGAACATATTCCAATCATGTCATATGCAGTTAAATATGCATCAAGCTACTACGGGCCATTCCGTGATGCAGCTGACGGTGCTCCTCAATTTGGTGATCGTAAATCATACCAAATGGACCCATCGAATCGTTTAGAAGCATTCCGTGAAGCAGAGTCGGATGTTGCAGAAGGTGCAGATTTTTTAATTGTTAAGCCAGCATTAAGCTATTTGGACATTATTCGAGATATGAAAAATAATTATACTTTACCAATCGTTGCGTACAATGTTTCTGGAGAATATGCAATGATCAAAGCAGCAGCAATTAATGGTTGGATTGAAGAAAAAAATGTAGTGCTTGAAACATTATTAGGTATGAAACGTGCTGGCTCTGATTTAATCATTACGTATCATGCTAAAGATGTTGCACGTTGGTTGGAGGAGAAATAA
- a CDS encoding VWA domain-containing protein — protein sequence MAHAKKALLSLLCFVLVFMSAAPAVTWAATTIQDVPTNNSKYKAILWAVDNDLLSLNGGNNFLPDEQITEQELVVMLAKLDRNYALTYNESVAYNFYSDFYLPFNGTHATANRSKAITRGQFARVYAAFKGLDLDEPQAVQYLYTNDISTGNTGKKTFADFNPSTKLTRGDIAVFLYRAAQNGSLSVQGLKRAAAGRDNDKVTLPSGFMGSGSAEFEEPKDNSNDFTGPEYVNNALQSIDVEKPDLIANGVDSTLITVSLKACNGDPIADDKSYTFRVTSSYGATIVDTAGDPVRNIQSDGSTVTAIVKAPALTKSVRDTISFELINNTDPGMKCLVGEKLNAQVRYSPQPEMRIDYQVYDPANTDDDNGNVTPPFKPYEKLPEFFTENVIDVYNPVPLDKDADKKLFSIGQQTNVTDALGNVQNMYLRYGGSDPKYPALGYEHAILQFENYDISVYLFEELLNRRLKDSVTTPAKTEIMYMIADDGRPIYRVQGIDDAIASQVENINPVGSIIQLMNHMPEEKKLTLEHYDSVMKIYAILTNLSNYDRTVLLKYQGGKLLGQVEAYKKRVEALKESAEAASRPSGKDRYTKVMVTLVRAGGDPITDYQGTVKIKFDGVEKTASFVTNTSDYLDKTGGPGTAVAYFDSIIYGKSKVEATLVNKIDPRYTTILKDLTDKTITKEIFTNPYFSKNACSLATEVAFVVDYSASMKTADQTNFRGKKTMEAINQIKAKNNIVVETNTKATVLAEGSTENVLKKDLYKTSKEKGATDIFAGIELALTKFSNDAKTSKAMVVISDGKTSKSKMTKVLNDAKKQGVKVYTVSMGKKSQVNDAILMQLASETGGTYYHAIDNLQLHQVFQKIIDAILCKTTSSSCVNPDNLFEEASVTLRKGNITMNARIDGNCSNVAKVNVRFTSVSGDVQFELKKRSDNVYMLTKTVQTMQDFKVNNEIEFVAYDKDDKIITLKTVTITN from the coding sequence ATGGCACATGCTAAAAAAGCATTGTTATCACTGCTTTGCTTCGTATTAGTATTTATGTCAGCAGCTCCTGCTGTTACTTGGGCAGCCACGACTATTCAGGATGTACCAACAAATAATAGTAAATATAAAGCTATATTATGGGCAGTTGATAATGACTTACTTTCATTGAATGGCGGTAATAACTTTTTACCAGATGAACAAATAACTGAACAAGAGCTTGTAGTTATGCTTGCGAAGCTTGATCGTAATTACGCATTAACGTATAACGAAAGTGTAGCGTATAACTTTTATAGTGATTTCTATTTACCTTTTAATGGTACGCATGCAACAGCAAATCGCTCCAAAGCAATAACACGTGGTCAATTTGCACGGGTATATGCAGCCTTTAAAGGTTTAGATTTAGACGAACCTCAAGCAGTACAATATTTATATACAAATGATATTTCAACAGGTAATACAGGCAAAAAAACATTTGCTGATTTTAATCCCTCGACAAAATTAACACGTGGGGATATTGCAGTATTTTTATATCGCGCTGCACAAAATGGTTCCTTAAGTGTTCAAGGATTAAAACGTGCTGCTGCTGGTCGTGATAATGATAAAGTTACTTTACCATCAGGCTTTATGGGCTCAGGTAGTGCAGAATTTGAAGAACCAAAGGATAATTCCAATGATTTTACTGGTCCAGAATATGTAAATAATGCTTTACAAAGCATTGATGTTGAAAAACCTGATTTAATTGCAAATGGAGTTGATTCAACGCTAATTACAGTATCGTTAAAAGCTTGTAATGGTGATCCAATTGCAGACGATAAATCTTATACGTTCCGTGTAACTTCATCATATGGTGCAACAATTGTGGATACAGCAGGCGATCCAGTTAGAAACATACAATCTGATGGCTCTACGGTAACAGCTATCGTAAAAGCACCTGCATTAACAAAGTCTGTCCGTGACACTATCTCATTCGAGCTAATTAACAATACAGATCCAGGTATGAAATGTCTAGTAGGTGAAAAATTAAATGCACAGGTACGTTATTCACCTCAGCCAGAGATGCGTATTGATTACCAAGTGTATGATCCAGCCAATACTGATGATGATAATGGAAATGTTACACCCCCATTTAAACCGTATGAAAAATTGCCTGAGTTCTTTACTGAAAATGTTATTGATGTTTACAATCCAGTTCCTTTAGACAAAGACGCAGATAAAAAGCTGTTTAGTATTGGACAGCAAACGAACGTAACAGATGCGCTTGGAAATGTGCAAAACATGTATTTAAGATATGGTGGCTCTGATCCAAAATATCCAGCATTAGGTTATGAGCATGCTATTTTACAGTTTGAAAACTATGATATTTCTGTTTATTTATTTGAAGAATTATTAAATCGACGATTGAAAGATTCCGTGACAACACCAGCTAAAACAGAAATTATGTATATGATTGCTGATGATGGCCGACCTATATATCGTGTGCAAGGAATTGACGATGCGATTGCTTCACAGGTTGAAAATATAAATCCGGTTGGTTCCATTATTCAACTTATGAATCATATGCCAGAGGAAAAGAAATTAACATTAGAGCATTATGATAGCGTCATGAAAATTTATGCTATTCTTACGAATTTAAGTAACTATGATCGAACAGTTCTATTAAAATATCAAGGCGGTAAATTACTTGGTCAAGTAGAGGCTTATAAAAAGCGTGTAGAAGCATTAAAAGAAAGCGCAGAGGCAGCATCTAGACCTTCTGGTAAAGATCGTTATACAAAAGTAATGGTTACATTAGTGAGAGCAGGCGGGGACCCTATTACTGACTATCAAGGAACTGTAAAAATTAAATTCGATGGTGTAGAAAAAACAGCTTCATTTGTGACAAATACCTCGGATTATTTAGACAAAACAGGTGGACCTGGAACAGCAGTAGCGTACTTTGACTCTATTATTTATGGGAAATCTAAAGTAGAGGCAACATTAGTCAATAAAATTGATCCACGCTATACCACTATATTAAAAGATTTGACGGATAAAACGATTACTAAGGAAATTTTCACGAATCCATATTTCAGTAAAAATGCTTGTTCATTAGCAACAGAGGTCGCATTTGTGGTGGATTACTCAGCATCCATGAAAACAGCTGACCAAACCAATTTCCGTGGTAAGAAAACGATGGAAGCTATAAATCAGATTAAGGCAAAAAATAATATAGTGGTTGAAACGAATACAAAAGCTACTGTACTAGCAGAAGGCAGTACAGAGAATGTATTGAAAAAAGACCTCTATAAAACATCGAAAGAAAAGGGTGCTACAGATATCTTTGCAGGTATTGAATTAGCCCTTACGAAATTCTCAAACGATGCGAAAACTTCAAAAGCAATGGTTGTCATATCTGATGGCAAGACAAGTAAATCAAAAATGACAAAAGTGCTGAATGATGCGAAAAAGCAAGGCGTCAAAGTTTATACAGTAAGTATGGGTAAAAAATCACAAGTTAATGATGCCATTTTAATGCAGCTGGCTTCAGAAACTGGTGGAACTTATTATCATGCAATCGATAATTTACAGTTACATCAAGTATTCCAAAAAATAATTGATGCGATATTATGTAAAACAACTTCTTCAAGCTGTGTAAACCCTGATAATCTATTTGAAGAAGCTTCTGTTACATTACGCAAAGGGAATATTACAATGAATGCTAGAATCGATGGTAATTGTTCAAATGTTGCGAAAGTTAATGTGCGCTTCACCTCTGTAAGTGGAGATGTACAATTTGAATTAAAGAAACGTAGTGATAATGTTTATATGCTGACAAAAACCGTTCAAACTATGCAAGACTTCAAGGTGAACAACGAAATAGAATTCGTAGCATATGATAAAGATGATAAAATCATCACTTTAAAGACTGTAACAATCACTAATTAA
- the hemL gene encoding glutamate-1-semialdehyde 2,1-aminomutase — protein MTRSYEKSKQAYAEAIHLMPGGVSSPVRAFKSVNMDPIFMESGHGAIIKDIDGNEYIDYVLSWGPLILGHTHPEVVQAIADAAAKGSSFGAPSYTENRLAKLVLERLPGMEMIRFVSSGTEATMSALRVARGVTGRDKILKFEGSYHGHGDSLLIKAGSGVATLGLPDSPGVPADVARNTLTVAYNDLEGAKLIFEKYGAELAGVIVEPVAGNMGVVPPQPGFLEGLRALTKEYGALLIFDEVMTGFRVDYSCAQAYFDVTPDITTLGKVIGGGLPVGAYAGKKEIMEQIAPAGPIYQAGTLSGNPLAMTAGYETLSRLDKGSYEYFKKLGDQLEAGFREAATKYNIPHTVNRAGSMIGFFFTNENVIDFATAKTSDLQLFAEYFRLMAEEGIFLPPSQFEGLFISTAHTEEHIAKTVDAFHKVFAQLAR, from the coding sequence ATGACACGTTCTTACGAAAAATCAAAACAAGCATATGCGGAAGCCATTCATTTAATGCCAGGTGGTGTTAGTAGCCCGGTACGCGCATTTAAATCTGTCAATATGGATCCTATTTTCATGGAATCTGGACATGGTGCTATCATTAAAGATATTGATGGCAATGAATATATTGATTATGTATTATCATGGGGGCCGCTTATTTTAGGTCATACACATCCCGAAGTAGTTCAAGCAATTGCAGATGCTGCAGCGAAGGGCTCTTCATTTGGAGCGCCTAGCTATACAGAAAATCGTTTAGCTAAATTAGTGTTAGAACGTTTACCAGGCATGGAAATGATTCGCTTTGTATCTTCAGGTACGGAGGCAACAATGTCTGCATTGCGTGTAGCTCGTGGCGTAACGGGCCGAGATAAAATTTTAAAATTTGAGGGCTCTTATCACGGTCATGGAGACTCATTACTAATTAAAGCTGGCTCTGGTGTAGCTACATTAGGCTTACCTGATAGTCCTGGTGTTCCTGCAGATGTCGCACGTAATACATTAACAGTTGCATACAATGATTTAGAGGGAGCAAAATTAATTTTTGAAAAGTATGGAGCTGAGCTTGCAGGCGTAATTGTAGAGCCAGTAGCTGGAAATATGGGTGTCGTGCCTCCACAGCCAGGCTTTTTAGAAGGTTTACGTGCATTAACGAAGGAATATGGAGCATTGTTAATCTTTGACGAGGTTATGACTGGCTTCCGTGTCGATTATAGCTGTGCACAGGCCTATTTCGATGTGACACCAGATATCACAACATTAGGCAAAGTAATTGGCGGTGGACTGCCTGTAGGTGCCTATGCAGGGAAGAAAGAAATTATGGAGCAAATCGCACCAGCAGGCCCAATCTATCAAGCTGGTACACTCTCAGGGAATCCATTAGCCATGACTGCAGGCTATGAAACATTATCTCGTCTTGATAAAGGCTCATATGAATACTTCAAAAAGCTAGGAGATCAATTAGAGGCTGGTTTCCGTGAAGCAGCAACAAAATACAATATTCCGCATACTGTCAATCGTGCTGGTTCCATGATAGGATTCTTCTTTACAAATGAGAACGTGATTGATTTTGCTACTGCGAAAACATCTGATTTACAATTATTTGCGGAGTACTTCCGTCTTATGGCAGAGGAAGGAATATTCTTACCACCATCTCAATTTGAAGGATTATTTATTTCCACTGCACATACAGAGGAGCATATCGCTAAAACGGTGGATGCCTTCCATAAAGTATTTGCTCAATTAGCTAGATAA
- a CDS encoding uroporphyrinogen-III synthase: protein MQSNLPLEGKTIILTGTSKTTTIVDDIIALGGRAVIAPLIETCELIDRNDDVQIELARQFEWLIFTSQNAVDAFASKMQRFNLSARHFQGKIASIGTKTTSAIEKLGFHVSFMPSIFSADVFVKEFPEIAGSNPSCLFIRGEKAKNTLKKGLPFKIKEWTVYETIERHDQKQIIIECIRASNDVTVILASPSAVDVYAMDVASVIGWEAAHVAAIGHITEAAILNHGATVDVKPSVYTMHAVIEEIMKVGNRK from the coding sequence ATGCAAAGTAATTTACCTTTAGAAGGTAAAACAATTATTTTGACAGGGACATCTAAAACGACAACAATTGTAGATGACATTATAGCTTTAGGTGGCCGTGCCGTTATTGCCCCATTGATTGAAACTTGCGAGCTAATTGATAGAAATGATGATGTACAAATAGAGTTAGCACGTCAATTTGAATGGCTTATTTTTACAAGTCAAAATGCTGTAGATGCTTTTGCTAGTAAGATGCAACGATTTAATTTAAGTGCAAGGCATTTTCAAGGAAAGATTGCTTCCATTGGCACTAAAACGACTTCAGCAATAGAAAAGCTTGGATTCCATGTTAGTTTTATGCCTTCTATCTTTAGTGCAGATGTTTTTGTTAAAGAATTTCCTGAAATAGCAGGTAGTAATCCTAGTTGTCTATTTATTCGTGGAGAAAAGGCGAAAAATACATTGAAGAAAGGTCTACCCTTTAAAATTAAGGAATGGACAGTATATGAAACGATTGAGCGTCATGATCAAAAACAAATCATTATTGAATGCATACGTGCAAGTAATGATGTTACGGTGATTTTAGCTAGTCCTTCTGCTGTTGATGTCTACGCAATGGATGTAGCTTCGGTTATTGGGTGGGAGGCGGCACATGTTGCAGCAATTGGTCATATTACAGAAGCGGCTATCTTAAATCACGGGGCTACTGTAGATGTTAAGCCCAGCGTATATACTATGCATGCGGTCATCGAGGAAATAATGAAAGTAGGGAATAGAAAATGA
- the hemC gene encoding hydroxymethylbilane synthase encodes MRKIIVGSRRSKLALTQTNWFINELKAAGVPFEFEVKEIVTKGDQILDVQLSKVGGKGLFVKEIEQALFDKEIDFAVHSMKDMPAVLPEGLVIGCIPPREDARDAFISKGHVKFADLPAGAVVGTSSLRRSAQLLTVRPDIEIKWIRGNVDTRLAKLETDEYDAIILAAAGLKRLGWSDEVVTEFLPVEDCLPAVAQGSLGIECRGDDTELLAELGKLTDSITWQEAHAERAFLAAMDGGCQVPIAGYAKSNGEEITITGLVAAPDASVVYKETVVGTDAEAIGKELAEILTKQGAFELIQRVKAEQDAK; translated from the coding sequence TTGAGAAAAATTATTGTTGGTTCTAGGAGAAGTAAGCTGGCATTAACGCAAACAAATTGGTTTATAAATGAGTTAAAGGCAGCTGGCGTACCATTTGAATTTGAAGTAAAGGAAATTGTTACAAAAGGCGACCAAATTTTAGACGTACAGCTTTCAAAAGTTGGTGGGAAAGGGCTTTTTGTTAAAGAAATTGAACAAGCATTGTTCGATAAAGAAATTGATTTTGCTGTTCATTCGATGAAGGATATGCCCGCAGTACTACCTGAGGGATTAGTAATAGGCTGTATTCCTCCACGTGAAGATGCACGTGATGCATTTATTTCAAAAGGACATGTGAAATTCGCCGATCTTCCTGCTGGTGCTGTAGTAGGAACAAGCTCACTTCGACGTAGTGCTCAGTTGCTAACAGTCCGCCCTGATATAGAAATTAAATGGATTCGAGGAAATGTAGATACACGTTTGGCAAAGCTTGAAACAGATGAATATGATGCTATTATTTTAGCAGCTGCTGGTCTAAAACGTCTTGGCTGGAGCGATGAAGTGGTGACTGAGTTTTTACCTGTCGAGGATTGTCTTCCAGCAGTAGCGCAAGGTTCTCTAGGGATTGAATGCCGTGGCGATGATACTGAACTATTAGCTGAATTAGGCAAATTAACAGATAGCATTACATGGCAAGAAGCACATGCAGAACGTGCTTTCTTAGCAGCTATGGATGGTGGCTGTCAAGTACCTATCGCAGGATATGCTAAATCGAATGGGGAAGAAATTACAATAACTGGTCTTGTTGCTGCACCAGATGCCTCTGTTGTTTATAAGGAGACAGTAGTAGGCACTGATGCGGAAGCAATTGGGAAAGAGCTTGCTGAGATTTTAACGAAGCAAGGTGCCTTTGAATTAATTCAACGCGTAAAGGCAGAGCAAGATGCAAAGTAA